In Tribolium castaneum strain GA2 chromosome 4, icTriCast1.1, whole genome shotgun sequence, one DNA window encodes the following:
- the LOC662755 gene encoding protein toll isoform X1, with the protein MRQILWLITFCTILKFAFCEIICNDPKGSCGCLGRRVLCSTAKTDDIIIDISKGIIDMECPRELKQLHFEKPPNVTIDSDISKFTMRYCPLPPNNFREIFAWFSLQNVETFEFYASELNACTLTNKYFQSLENLKQLILSDNAIDDLDENFFTNMPQVKLLDLKNNRIKLTKSTFKNLQFLQHLDLSSNNIKFVPHGAFQELETLTTLNLFDNQLTKIDDFTFAGLSNLQSLELSANKIQTISENAFATLKNLTRINLSNNFLKTLPGGLFQGNRNLKTLRLKHNIGLQLPGLVFANLFLTEVDLTKCRLGEIPENVFENTTTLKVVELGGNDLEDLPENVFKGLTNLGKISLQHNKIKSISHLFKGLERITLLQLQKNSIEKIESEAFADLINLEKINLRGNRIKQINPLVFSRNHKLKTVVLADNEIVDKFEEAITSTQTNNLIRWNLRHNRIQQIKLANWKNVSITLDYNPLICNCLNYNLLNHIRNQTRSNNLTITAKNVKCEGSQVFENLELSSLTCSLDEISKNYLCPKNCSCIWRPFDASVVINCSNKSLVKYPQVDLSQLTYVYNDIELHLENNKLESGPERRFGFLNITKLFLSNNTIRSIDWVPPRLKSLHLDKNRISKIPPKVIEVLKQTTLVNLTLNDNPWMCDCGAEILAQFLRTFPNFSTNIYCANTTLRLIDMKKEDFCKSQTVLYLTTLTLSLLLISALLAIFYYRNQETINFWLLSHNLCWFSEENRDKDKIYDVFISYSHKDEHFVEALLSFLEKGPNSFKTCVHYRDWTPGEPIVSQIINSVVNSRRTLVVLSRNFLESVWGKMEFKTAHRQALSDGRNRVVVVWYGDVEVEKLDEELKVYLRTNTFVKWGDKFFWEKLKIALRRTVKWGSKMGVQEEEDMLIV; encoded by the exons ATGCGGCAGATATTATGGTTGATCACgttttgcacaattttgaaatttgccTTTTGCGAAATTATTTGCAACGATCCCAAAGGAAGTTGTGGATGTTTAGGTCGTCGCGTATTATGTTCTACGGCAAAAACCGACGATATCATCATTGATATCAGCAAAGGAATAATTGACATGGAGTGTCCCAGAGAATTGAAACAACTCCACTTTGAAAAGCCTCCAAACGTGACTATTGACAGcgacatttcaaaatttacaatGCGGTATTGTCCACTACCACCGAACAACTTCAGAGAAATTTTCGCCTGGTTTTCGCTACAAAATGTGGAAACATTCGAATTTTACGCCTCGGAGCTGAACGCCTGCACCTtaacaaacaaatattttcaatcattGGAAAATCTGAAACAGTTAATTCTCTCTGATAACGCAATTGATGATTTGGACGAAAACTTTTTCACAAACATGCCACAAGTGAAACTTCTAGACCTCAAAAATAATCGCATCAAATTGACAAAATCgactttcaaaaatttacagtttttacaACACTTGGATTTGTCGTCcaataacataaaatttgTACCTCACGGAGCCTTTCAAGAACTCGAAACGCTGACAACTTTGAATTTGTTCGACAACCAACTGACCAAAATCGACGATTTTACATTTGCCGGACTTTCAAACCTGCAATCGCTCGAATTAAGCGCcaacaaaatacaaacaatAAGTGAAAACGCATTCGCCACTCTTAAAAATCTGACACGGATTAATCTTTCAAACAACTTCCTTAAAACACTGCCTGGGGGGTTATTCCAAGGCAACAGAAACCTAAAAACGCTCAGACTTAAACACAATATTGGGTTACAACTCCCGGGTTTAGTTTTCGCAAATTTATTCCTAACCGAAGTGGATTTGACGAAGTGTCGTTTAGGCGAGATCCCCGAAAATGTTTTTGAGAACACGACAACGTTGAAAGTTGTCGAGTTGGGAGGAAATGATTTGGAAGACTTGCCAGAGAACGTGTTCAAAGGCTTGACGAATTTGGGCAAAATTTCTTTGCAACACAACAAGATTAAGTCAATTTCACACTTGTTCAAAGGACTTGAGCGAATTACTTTGCTGCAGCtacaaaaaaactcaattgaGAAAATTGAGAGCGAAGCTTTCGCCGATTTGATAAAtctggaaaaaattaacttgcGGGGGAATagaattaaacaaattaacccGCTTGTTTTTTCAAGGAATCATAAACTAAAAACCGTCGTTTTGGCTGATAATGAGATAGTGGATAAGTTTGAGGAGGCAATAACTTCAACTCAAACAAATAACTTGATTCGCTGGAATTTGCGCCACAACCGGATCCAGCAAATAAAG CTCGCGAACTGGAAAAACGTATCAATAACACTCGATTACAATCCACTTATTTGTAACTGTCTCAATTACAATTTACTGAACCATATCAGAAACCAGACAAGAAGTAATAACTTGACAATAactgcaaaaaatgttaaatgtgAGGGCTCTCAAGTGTTTGAGAATCTTGAACTGTCGAGTCTCACATGTTCACTGGacgaaatttccaaaaattatttgtgtccTAAAAACTGCTCGTGCATTTGGAGACCTTTCGACGCTTCTGTCGTAATCAACTGTTCAAATAAATCGCTCGTTAAGTACCCACAAGTGGACCTAAGTCAGTTAACTTACGTTTACAACGACATTGAATTACAccttgaaaataataaattggaaTCAGGGCCTGAGCGCCGTTTTGGTTTTCtcaatattacaaaattgttTCTTTCAAACAACACAATCAGGTCAATTGATTGGGTGCCACCAAGGCTTAAG TCATTACATTTGGACAAAAACCGCATCAGCAAAATCCCTCCCAAAGTCATTGAGGTTTTAAAACAGACAACTTTGGTAAATTTGACTTTAAACGACAATCCTTGGATGTGCGATTGTGGGGCTGAAATTTTGGCCCAATTTTTGCGTACATTTCCG AACTTTTCCACTAACATTTATTGCGCTAACACAACCCTTCGCCTAATTGATATGAAAAAGGAGGACTTTTGCAAAAGCCAGACTGTCCTTTATTTAACAACACTAACCCTCTCACTCCTTCTCATTTCAGCCCTTTTGGCCATTTTCTACTACCGGAACCAGGAAACTATCAACTTCTGGCTTCTTTCCCACAATTTGTGTTGGTTTAGTGAAGAAAATCGCGATAAAGACAAGATCTACGACGTTTTTATCAGTTATTCACATAAAGACGAACATTTTGTCGAGGCTCTCTTATCGTTCCTTGAAAAAGGTCCCAATTCTTTTAAAACTTGCGTACATTATCGTGATTGGACGCCTGGAGAGCCTATCGTGAGCCAAATCATCAATTCCGTGGTGAATTCGCGCCGAACTTTGGTGGTGCTTTCAAGGAATTTCCTCGAAAGTGTTTGGGGGAAAATGGAGTTTAAGACGGCGCACAGGCAAGCTTTGAGCGATGGAAGGAATCGGGTTGTGGTAGTTTGGTATGGAGATGTTGAAGTTGAGAAGTTGGATGAGGAGTTGAAGGTGTATTTGCGGACTAATACTTTTGTTAAGTGGGGGGATAAGTTTTTTTGGGAAAAGCTGAAGATAGCGTTGCGACGGACTGTGAAATGGGGGTCCAAAATGGGGGTACAAGAGGAGGAAGATATGTTAATAGTGTAG
- the LOC662755 gene encoding protein toll isoform X2: MRQILWLITFCTILKFAFCEIICNDPKGSCGCLGRRVLCSTAKTDDIIIDISKGIIDMECPRELKQLHFEKPPNVTIDSDISKFTMRYCPLPPNNFREIFAWFSLQNVETFEFYASELNACTLTNKYFQSLENLKQLILSDNAIDDLDENFFTNMPQVKLLDLKNNRIKLTKSTFKNLQFLQHLDLSSNNIKFVPHGAFQELETLTTLNLFDNQLTKIDDFTFAGLSNLQSLELSANKIQTISENAFATLKNLTRINLSNNFLKTLPGGLFQGNRNLKTLRLKHNIGLQLPGLVFANLFLTEVDLTKCRLGEIPENVFENTTTLKVVELGGNDLEDLPENVFKGLTNLGKISLQHNKIKSISHLFKGLERITLLQLQKNSIEKIESEAFADLINLEKINLRGNRIKQINPLVFSRNHKLKTVVLADNEIVDKFEEAITSTQTNNLIRWNLRHNRIQQIKLANWKNVSITLDYNPLICNCLNYNLLNHIRNQTRSNNLTITAKNVKCEGSQVFENLELSSLTCSLDEISKNYLCPKNCSCIWRPFDASVVINCSNKSLVKYPQVDLSQLTYVYNDIELHLENNKLESGPERRFGFLNITKLFLSNNTIRSIDWVPPRLKSLHLDKNRISKIPPKVIEVLKQTTLVNLTLNDNPWMCDCGAEILAQFLRTFPPFWPFSTTGTRKLSTSGFFPTICVGLVKKIAIKTRSTTFLSVIHIKTNILSRLSYRSLKKVPILLKLAYIIVIGRLESLS, encoded by the exons ATGCGGCAGATATTATGGTTGATCACgttttgcacaattttgaaatttgccTTTTGCGAAATTATTTGCAACGATCCCAAAGGAAGTTGTGGATGTTTAGGTCGTCGCGTATTATGTTCTACGGCAAAAACCGACGATATCATCATTGATATCAGCAAAGGAATAATTGACATGGAGTGTCCCAGAGAATTGAAACAACTCCACTTTGAAAAGCCTCCAAACGTGACTATTGACAGcgacatttcaaaatttacaatGCGGTATTGTCCACTACCACCGAACAACTTCAGAGAAATTTTCGCCTGGTTTTCGCTACAAAATGTGGAAACATTCGAATTTTACGCCTCGGAGCTGAACGCCTGCACCTtaacaaacaaatattttcaatcattGGAAAATCTGAAACAGTTAATTCTCTCTGATAACGCAATTGATGATTTGGACGAAAACTTTTTCACAAACATGCCACAAGTGAAACTTCTAGACCTCAAAAATAATCGCATCAAATTGACAAAATCgactttcaaaaatttacagtttttacaACACTTGGATTTGTCGTCcaataacataaaatttgTACCTCACGGAGCCTTTCAAGAACTCGAAACGCTGACAACTTTGAATTTGTTCGACAACCAACTGACCAAAATCGACGATTTTACATTTGCCGGACTTTCAAACCTGCAATCGCTCGAATTAAGCGCcaacaaaatacaaacaatAAGTGAAAACGCATTCGCCACTCTTAAAAATCTGACACGGATTAATCTTTCAAACAACTTCCTTAAAACACTGCCTGGGGGGTTATTCCAAGGCAACAGAAACCTAAAAACGCTCAGACTTAAACACAATATTGGGTTACAACTCCCGGGTTTAGTTTTCGCAAATTTATTCCTAACCGAAGTGGATTTGACGAAGTGTCGTTTAGGCGAGATCCCCGAAAATGTTTTTGAGAACACGACAACGTTGAAAGTTGTCGAGTTGGGAGGAAATGATTTGGAAGACTTGCCAGAGAACGTGTTCAAAGGCTTGACGAATTTGGGCAAAATTTCTTTGCAACACAACAAGATTAAGTCAATTTCACACTTGTTCAAAGGACTTGAGCGAATTACTTTGCTGCAGCtacaaaaaaactcaattgaGAAAATTGAGAGCGAAGCTTTCGCCGATTTGATAAAtctggaaaaaattaacttgcGGGGGAATagaattaaacaaattaacccGCTTGTTTTTTCAAGGAATCATAAACTAAAAACCGTCGTTTTGGCTGATAATGAGATAGTGGATAAGTTTGAGGAGGCAATAACTTCAACTCAAACAAATAACTTGATTCGCTGGAATTTGCGCCACAACCGGATCCAGCAAATAAAG CTCGCGAACTGGAAAAACGTATCAATAACACTCGATTACAATCCACTTATTTGTAACTGTCTCAATTACAATTTACTGAACCATATCAGAAACCAGACAAGAAGTAATAACTTGACAATAactgcaaaaaatgttaaatgtgAGGGCTCTCAAGTGTTTGAGAATCTTGAACTGTCGAGTCTCACATGTTCACTGGacgaaatttccaaaaattatttgtgtccTAAAAACTGCTCGTGCATTTGGAGACCTTTCGACGCTTCTGTCGTAATCAACTGTTCAAATAAATCGCTCGTTAAGTACCCACAAGTGGACCTAAGTCAGTTAACTTACGTTTACAACGACATTGAATTACAccttgaaaataataaattggaaTCAGGGCCTGAGCGCCGTTTTGGTTTTCtcaatattacaaaattgttTCTTTCAAACAACACAATCAGGTCAATTGATTGGGTGCCACCAAGGCTTAAG TCATTACATTTGGACAAAAACCGCATCAGCAAAATCCCTCCCAAAGTCATTGAGGTTTTAAAACAGACAACTTTGGTAAATTTGACTTTAAACGACAATCCTTGGATGTGCGATTGTGGGGCTGAAATTTTGGCCCAATTTTTGCGTACATTTCCG CCCTTTTGGCCATTTTCTACTACCGGAACCAGGAAACTATCAACTTCTGGCTTCTTTCCCACAATTTGTGTTGGTTTAGTGAAGAAAATCGCGATAAAGACAAGATCTACGACGTTTTTATCAGTTATTCACATAAAGACGAACATTTTGTCGAGGCTCTCTTATCGTTCCTTGAAAAAGGTCCCAATTCTTTTAAAACTTGCGTACATTATCGTGATTGGACGCCTGGAGAGCCTATCGTGA